Below is a genomic region from Pseudomonadota bacterium.
AGCAGTCTTGCGGACGCCATGACCGCACACCCGAAGATCTTCGAGAGTCTCTACGTCAGCATGGTCGCCGCGGGTGAGGCCTCCGGTACCCTGGATGCCGTGCTCGCGCGTTTGGCCGATTTCCTGGAGGCACAGTCGAAGCTCAAGAGCAAGGTGGGCAGCGCCCTGGCCTACCCCGCCTTCATGGCGATCATGGGCGTTGTCATCATCTCGATCCTGATGCTGGTCGTCGTGCCGAAGGTCACTTCGATCTTCGAGGCCTTCGAGCAAGTGCTGCCCTGGTACACGCGGCTGCTGATCTGGACCAGCGAGACGCTGGCGAGCTTCTGGTGGCTCTTGCTCGCGCTGGTGCTCGCGGGCGTGTGGACGTTGCGGCGCTGGAAAGCGAGCGAAAAGGGACGCGCCAGATGGGACGGCTGGATGCTGAGGCTTCCCATCTTCGGCAGCCTCGTGGTGATGGTAGCCATCACACGCTTCGCCAAGACTCTGGCCACCCTGCTGGGCAGCGGCGTTCCCGTGCTGACCGCCATGGAGATCACGCGCAACGTCCTTGGAAATCGGGAGCTGATGCACGTGATCGAGGAGGCCCGCAGCTCCATACGCGAAGGCGAGAGTATCTCGGCACCCCTCAAACGCAGCGGCAAGTTCCCACCGATCGTCACCCACATGATCGCGATCGGTGAGCGAAGCGGGCAGCTCGAAAAGATGCTGGAACATGTAGCGGCGGCTTACGAAGCGCAGGTCGAGACGCGGATCGCGGCGCTCACGGCGCTGCTCGAACCGATCATGATCGTGGTGATGGGGGGCATATCGGCGGCGATCGCCTTTTCCATTCTGATGCCCTTGCTGCAGATCAACGAGTTCGTGGGATAAGGGCGCATGGTCAGATACCACAAGCGACGCCGAGGGGTCCTGTTGCCTTGGGAGACGCGGGACAGCCAGCTTCGAAGCTTCTTGGCACGCAGTCGCTGGCGGATCTGGCTGCTTGGGGCGCTGTGCCTGAGCGCCTTGTGGGCAACCTGGGCAAAGGCCCGACAGCGGCAGCGAATCCGCGTCACCCATGCCGCGATCGCGGAAGT
It encodes:
- the gspF gene encoding type II secretion system inner membrane protein GspF, whose translation is MAVFAWQGIDARGKAAKGVLDADNAKALRGLLRKQGILVTAIEEDSAARQRTARSIDLRRMFRRVSSLEVALATRQLATLSESGVPLVEALTAVIEQLEQPMLKAALTQIRDRVNEGSSLADAMTAHPKIFESLYVSMVAAGEASGTLDAVLARLADFLEAQSKLKSKVGSALAYPAFMAIMGVVIISILMLVVVPKVTSIFEAFEQVLPWYTRLLIWTSETLASFWWLLLALVLAGVWTLRRWKASEKGRARWDGWMLRLPIFGSLVVMVAITRFAKTLATLLGSGVPVLTAMEITRNVLGNRELMHVIEEARSSIREGESISAPLKRSGKFPPIVTHMIAIGERSGQLEKMLEHVAAAYEAQVETRIAALTALLEPIMIVVMGGISAAIAFSILMPLLQINEFVG